From Butyricimonas paravirosa, one genomic window encodes:
- a CDS encoding TlpA family protein disulfide reductase, with translation MRNKFVIIVMLLCGLAVNVLGQEEKSRLSGFTGSPVAGTRLEIQYDPTGGPLVGKEAITGVAYMYNDYCWEVADVDLSEYKGIWYGNFYVPRNCAFVAFKFVPKDVNDMGVADNNDDKGFMWVTLDQNGQQLPGGRLAWAIFRKPSLGKGVMGYFNQYDISDEAVEMWMYKELEYFPQNMPKMFDCFMAMVKLRSGDQYSDAARRYITQFLSIPGLGEQQYLWARDLYRFELRDTEKADSLEQMILANYPHGAAARFKTFKTIEQMPLDDVKLDSTRKFLADFPISEWRKHPEQGQHAFIYYSTFRVLEEALFAKHDYEGFASWFDQMNFQTLNEVYRWNIFRMFKLKLSPDEVIYPLSTAMIEEMMKKQDDLSFMEDVRYTPGQAREIARRQLDDKLTSHILLLTRMEKYEETLPYFENLSKEGLYSNSDLNEAYIQILEKTGNRSKIFSVLEECVRENVVTPAMLEMLKKVYTEKYGKSEGFEEYVQSLKSMKELEEMKKEVKAGLTNVAVEPFVLESMTGKKVNSKDWKGKIVVLDFWATWCGPCKMAFPGMQMAVDKYAKDKEVEFYFIATQESGDKYKQKIKEYFAKNDFTFNVLYDNYNEKSQSANVVFSRFAKMFNDSGIPRKVILKDGVMRYTSGGYCGSPSKLADEISYVIELLKAEK, from the coding sequence ATGAGGAATAAGTTCGTAATTATTGTAATGCTGTTATGTGGTCTTGCCGTGAACGTGTTAGGGCAAGAAGAAAAGTCTCGTTTATCCGGTTTTACGGGGAGTCCTGTGGCAGGAACTCGGTTGGAAATACAATATGATCCGACGGGAGGACCGTTGGTCGGAAAGGAGGCTATTACCGGAGTTGCCTATATGTATAATGATTATTGTTGGGAAGTGGCAGATGTGGATTTGAGCGAATACAAGGGAATTTGGTATGGGAATTTTTATGTACCGAGAAATTGCGCTTTTGTTGCCTTTAAGTTTGTCCCGAAGGATGTGAATGATATGGGTGTTGCGGATAATAATGATGATAAGGGTTTCATGTGGGTAACCCTTGACCAGAATGGACAACAACTTCCCGGAGGAAGACTGGCTTGGGCTATATTTCGTAAACCTTCTTTGGGGAAAGGTGTGATGGGGTATTTTAATCAGTACGATATTTCTGATGAGGCGGTGGAAATGTGGATGTATAAAGAGTTGGAATACTTCCCGCAGAATATGCCGAAAATGTTCGACTGTTTTATGGCGATGGTGAAATTGAGAAGTGGAGACCAATATTCGGATGCGGCTCGTCGGTATATTACTCAGTTTTTGAGTATCCCCGGCTTGGGTGAACAACAATATTTGTGGGCTAGGGATCTTTACCGTTTTGAATTACGAGATACGGAAAAAGCCGATTCGCTGGAACAAATGATTCTTGCTAATTATCCTCACGGTGCTGCGGCTCGCTTTAAGACTTTTAAGACTATCGAGCAAATGCCGCTGGATGACGTGAAACTGGATTCAACCCGCAAGTTTTTGGCTGACTTCCCGATCAGTGAATGGCGTAAGCACCCGGAACAGGGGCAACATGCTTTTATTTATTACAGTACATTCCGTGTTTTGGAAGAGGCTTTGTTTGCCAAGCACGATTACGAGGGATTTGCCTCTTGGTTTGATCAAATGAATTTCCAGACATTGAATGAGGTGTATCGTTGGAATATTTTCCGGATGTTTAAGTTGAAATTAAGTCCTGATGAGGTCATTTATCCTTTATCTACCGCAATGATAGAAGAGATGATGAAGAAACAAGATGATCTTTCTTTTATGGAGGATGTCAGATATACTCCGGGGCAGGCGAGGGAAATTGCTCGTCGCCAGCTTGATGATAAACTGACAAGTCATATTCTTTTGTTGACCCGGATGGAAAAATACGAGGAGACTCTTCCTTATTTTGAAAACTTGTCGAAAGAAGGATTGTATAGCAATTCGGACTTGAATGAGGCCTATATCCAAATTTTGGAAAAGACCGGGAATAGATCGAAGATATTTTCCGTGTTGGAGGAGTGTGTGCGAGAGAATGTGGTGACTCCGGCTATGTTGGAGATGTTGAAAAAAGTGTATACGGAAAAGTATGGAAAGTCTGAAGGTTTCGAGGAATATGTGCAGTCGCTGAAGTCCATGAAAGAACTGGAAGAGATGAAAAAGGAGGTCAAGGCGGGATTGACGAATGTAGCTGTTGAACCTTTCGTGTTAGAAAGTATGACGGGAAAAAAGGTGAATAGTAAAGACTGGAAAGGAAAGATTGTGGTACTTGATTTTTGGGCAACTTGGTGCGGTCCGTGTAAGATGGCCTTCCCCGGCATGCAAATGGCTGTGGATAAATATGCTAAAGATAAAGAGGTGGAGTTTTATTTTATTGCTACCCAGGAAAGCGGGGATAAATATAAACAGAAGATTAAGGAGTACTTTGCAAAAAATGATTTCACGTTCAATGTGTTGTATGACAATTATAATGAAAAGAGTCAATCGGCCAATGTCGTGTTCTCACGCTTTGCCAAAATGTTCAATGATTCGGGGATTCCGCGAAAAGTAATTTTGAAAGATGGCGTGATGCGTTATACTTCAGGAGGGTATTGCGGTAGTCCCAGTAAGTTGGCTGATGAAATATCTTATGTCATTGAGTTGTTGAAAGCTGAAAAGTAG